A part of Desulfovulcanus ferrireducens genomic DNA contains:
- a CDS encoding outer membrane homotrimeric porin yields the protein MKRFALLALIAAFILGTVATASAVDIKAKGSWRVVGLWSDNKDFTNQDGEDDFMAKQRARTTFEFVASENLKAVAQFQFIDGKWGDSGVQVGDTFTTVTRQLYLSFNLPETAINIKAGYQGIATPSAVGYYAPLDSRVGGVVVNGPVNDMVGLTVGWFRAKDLNASETTDYSSQDEVDLLYAALPVNADALSVTPWALYAIMGDDTGTTGSMTVTKDASAYWLGVAVKADMFDPIVVAADLIYGDFNDDLAANDQAGWAFAVAVDYKMDTMTPEVFFAYATGNDDDATDGSETIPNIASDAYLTTMYFDASSLGAGIANTDVAGLWALGLKLKGLSFVDGVTHNFSIMYAKGTTDKNYLNTTGADQATLTEKDSLVEVTLNSKYMIYEQLAAIVELGYAKANYDENLGTRGNDYKDEAAWSLAVGLKYDF from the coding sequence ATGAAACGTTTTGCACTGCTGGCACTGATTGCTGCTTTTATTCTGGGCACAGTTGCCACTGCTTCTGCTGTAGACATCAAAGCCAAGGGTTCTTGGCGGGTCGTAGGTCTTTGGTCTGACAACAAAGACTTCACTAATCAAGACGGTGAAGACGACTTCATGGCCAAGCAAAGAGCAAGAACTACCTTTGAGTTCGTTGCTAGCGAAAATCTTAAAGCAGTAGCTCAGTTCCAGTTTATCGATGGTAAATGGGGTGATAGTGGCGTTCAAGTAGGCGATACATTTACTACAGTAACCCGTCAGCTGTACTTGAGCTTCAATCTGCCTGAAACTGCTATCAACATCAAGGCTGGATATCAGGGTATAGCCACTCCTTCTGCTGTTGGATACTATGCTCCATTAGATAGCCGTGTTGGTGGCGTTGTTGTAAACGGTCCTGTTAACGATATGGTAGGCTTGACTGTTGGATGGTTCAGGGCAAAGGACCTCAATGCTAGCGAAACCACAGACTACAGCTCACAGGATGAAGTAGATCTGCTTTATGCAGCCTTGCCTGTAAATGCCGATGCTCTGAGTGTAACTCCTTGGGCTTTGTACGCTATAATGGGAGATGACACCGGAACTACAGGTTCCATGACCGTTACTAAAGATGCCTCTGCTTACTGGTTGGGTGTTGCTGTAAAAGCAGACATGTTTGATCCAATCGTTGTTGCTGCAGATTTGATCTATGGTGACTTTAATGATGATCTTGCTGCCAATGATCAGGCTGGTTGGGCATTCGCCGTTGCAGTAGATTACAAGATGGATACTATGACTCCTGAAGTATTCTTTGCCTATGCTACAGGCAATGACGATGATGCAACTGATGGTAGCGAGACTATCCCCAATATCGCTTCTGACGCATACTTGACCACCATGTATTTTGATGCCTCTTCATTGGGTGCTGGCATTGCCAATACAGATGTTGCCGGTTTGTGGGCTCTTGGCCTCAAACTCAAAGGCCTCTCTTTTGTAGATGGCGTAACTCACAACTTTTCTATCATGTACGCCAAGGGTACTACCGACAAGAATTACTTAAACACCACTGGTGCTGACCAAGCAACATTGACAGAAAAAGACAGCCTCGTGGAAGTAACCCTCAACTCAAAGTATATGATCTACGAACAACTGGCCGCTATAGTTGAGCTTGGTTATGCAAAAGCCAACTATGATGAAAATCTGGGTACACGTGGCAACGACTATAAAGACGAAGCTGCTTGGAGCCTCGCTGTTGGCTTGAAGTACGACTTCTAG
- a CDS encoding B12-binding domain-containing radical SAM protein yields MKILLFYPRCLNERVTDQDHLVVPIGLYSIAALLIEKGYEVEIINCYDFDPSPENLRALFLQKKPDVIGCSVYNANRWGALDIARIAKEILPDSFVVFGGVAATFMWKHFLKHFDFVDAIVLGEGEYTFLNLLKELEKGKKGDISRVKGLGLRKDGQITNTGEAEFIQDLDKLPIPAKYFTYNHLSLSRGCPGNCSFCASPRFWKRKVRFHSADYFVEELELLTRKGVNFFYISDDTFTLKKSLIIEVCQKILARNLDITWVAISRVDRIDEEVLYWMRKAGCIQISFGVESGSEKIRQRLNKKFTTEQIVKAFELTRSYGILPRAYFIYGSPGETRQTIQESINLMQKIKPLSAVFYVLHLFPGTSLFDEYSHKFRLGDKVWLEKREDFLYFELDQKIKEKDILKFGKSLRSNFYTSLPRFALEIELKEIKEFYPLYADFYSRLAMTFSHGDYARIETIPDKDQVAQELYAKSLTYSPNSRAYLGLGILAQKRGDYLDSVNILKQGVTYFPNNDMLNICLGISFMNLGQYDQALKHFLPFEHNPQALANIVACYHALKDYQRRDEYQRRLEGR; encoded by the coding sequence ATGAAAATCCTACTTTTTTACCCACGCTGCCTTAATGAAAGGGTGACAGACCAAGATCACCTGGTTGTGCCCATCGGGCTTTACTCCATTGCAGCCCTGCTTATTGAAAAAGGATATGAGGTTGAAATCATCAATTGCTATGATTTCGACCCAAGCCCTGAAAACCTGAGGGCTCTGTTCCTCCAGAAAAAACCGGATGTGATTGGCTGTTCAGTGTATAATGCCAACAGATGGGGGGCCTTGGATATTGCCAGGATAGCCAAAGAAATTTTGCCGGATTCATTTGTGGTTTTTGGCGGGGTGGCTGCCACTTTTATGTGGAAGCATTTTTTAAAACATTTTGATTTTGTGGACGCCATAGTCCTGGGTGAAGGCGAATACACTTTTTTAAACCTGCTCAAGGAACTGGAAAAAGGTAAAAAAGGAGACATTTCAAGGGTCAAGGGACTAGGACTGCGTAAAGATGGCCAGATTACGAACACTGGAGAAGCTGAATTCATACAGGATCTGGATAAATTACCCATCCCGGCAAAATATTTCACTTACAACCATTTGTCGCTAAGCCGTGGCTGTCCTGGAAATTGTTCGTTTTGCGCTTCACCAAGATTCTGGAAACGTAAAGTCCGTTTTCACTCGGCTGATTACTTTGTTGAAGAACTGGAACTTCTAACTCGAAAAGGGGTTAATTTTTTTTACATTTCCGATGACACCTTTACCCTGAAAAAATCATTGATCATTGAAGTTTGCCAAAAAATTTTAGCCAGGAACCTGGACATTACCTGGGTGGCCATTTCCAGGGTGGATCGCATCGACGAAGAAGTACTCTATTGGATGCGCAAGGCCGGCTGCATTCAAATAAGTTTTGGGGTGGAAAGTGGCTCTGAAAAAATACGTCAAAGGCTGAACAAAAAATTCACCACAGAACAAATCGTAAAGGCCTTTGAGTTAACCAGGTCTTATGGTATTTTGCCCCGCGCCTATTTCATCTATGGCTCACCAGGAGAAACCAGGCAGACCATCCAGGAAAGCATAAACCTGATGCAAAAGATAAAACCCCTGAGCGCTGTATTTTATGTTTTGCATCTGTTTCCAGGCACGTCACTCTTTGATGAATACAGCCATAAATTTAGACTGGGCGACAAGGTTTGGCTGGAGAAGAGAGAAGATTTTCTTTATTTTGAGCTCGATCAAAAAATAAAAGAAAAGGACATACTCAAATTTGGAAAATCATTGCGCTCAAACTTCTACACAAGCCTTCCCAGGTTTGCCCTGGAAATCGAGTTGAAGGAAATCAAAGAGTTTTATCCCCTGTATGCGGATTTTTATTCCCGACTGGCCATGACCTTCAGTCATGGTGACTATGCCCGAATAGAAACCATTCCCGATAAAGACCAGGTGGCACAAGAGTTATATGCCAAATCCCTAACCTATTCTCCCAACAGCCGAGCTTATCTTGGCCTTGGAATTCTGGCCCAGAAAAGAGGTGACTACCTGGATTCTGTCAATATTCTCAAGCAAGGGGTGACATATTTTCCAAACAATGATATGTTGAATATATGTCTGGGAATAAGCTTCATGAATCTGGGTCAGTATGATCAGGCTCTGAAGCATTTTCTCCCCTTTGAACACAACCCACAGGCATTGGCCAATATTGTTGCCTGCTACCATGCCCTGAAGGATTATCAGCGCAGGGATGAATACCAGAGACGACTGGAAGGCAGATAG